The window GTCCATTACCTGACAGCTGGGgctgtgtctgctgctgctgcattcctCCCTGCCTGCAGTGCCTCCCAGTGGTATTAATGCCCCATGGCAATCACAGAGCCTTGCTGCGTGGTTACGCTCAGGGCAGCTCCCCTCTTGCTGAGCAgttggctcaggctctctgcagactcggGCAGCGTTGCTCCAGGGAAGCTCCCCTCCCTTGCCAAGTGACTGGCTCAGGCTTGCTTTGGGCTAGAAACTAATTGAAAGCCGAGCTCGTGTGGCTATCTGTGACTTCAGGAGCCGGGGCCCAAGGCCTCGATCTAGCCCCACCACCGACCTGGGGACAACAGCACTGACTACACAGCCGTGGCAAAGGAGAGAGCCGGATTTAATGGGTGCGAGCAGTTAATAGTGAGGGGGCACCGTCCCCAGTGCTTCCTCGGGCTCCCGCGTCACGTCGACATTCTGCAACGAGATCCGGGAAGCACAGGGTTACATGCGCCTTGCGGGCTGGAGCCATGCCTGGTCCCATGGCTTTGAGAGCGTAGGGGTgtccctttgtgcctcagttttcactCCCTACCCCTACTCATTTAGActgttctctggggcagggactgtctcattaGGGCTGTGTCATGCCTGGCATGCCAGGAGCCCTGATCTCATGCAGGGGTGTCTGTGATGGACCCCTGCTGTCAGGTGGGGTGTCAGGTGCACCCCGAGGGATGTTAATGGGGTTAGCACAGGTTACACACAGACTTTAGTGGCAGTGTAGtgggatggggggcaggaagggggtagTGAAGCGTTTTAGGAGCTGGCAGGAAGGGGGCCCTGCCTGATTAAGGGGGCCAAAACTGACTTTACCTGCACCCCAAGCTGTGAGAAAGTTGTCAGACCAAGATCTTCCAAGTGGGACCATTTGGTGGGCTCCAGGCTGGCCAAAGGGTTGGTCCGGTAGTGCCGGTAATGGGGGAGCAGGCTAGACTTTGGGGCAGGTGCTGAGATGGAGGTGGCCGAGGAGGGGAGATAAGAGGAAATGGTTAGAGGGGGCATGCagatctgcttccccctcctcaggTGGGTGTGGGTTGGAGGAGACAGGAGGAGCTGGGATCCAGGTGTGGAGGGTGTTAATTTCACATGTGCTTTTGTCAGTTTCGGGGTGTCCCTCAGTGAGATCAGGACTGGGAGATTGCATTGGCCTAGCCCCccagtttgggggcagggggagaagccaCTCACCTGGGGGCGCTCCCGGTGCGTGTTCACGGCCTCCACGTTGAGGAAAATGGACTCCACTTGGCAACCTGCCATCACCCCATAAAGGAAAAGGCCCCTAGGTTAGAGCAGAGAGATCCAtgccccccctttcctccctggggtggggagtatAACTGGGTGTGGTCCCCCAAaattttttttgggtggggaccTGTCAGTGGGACGTGAGTGGGCCCAGAGGGATCTGGCACCTGTCTGAGGGCAGCGGACCAGCCCGTGGTGAATGGAGATGCACTCACCGTATGCCACAGGGGTCAGTTTGAGCACGGTGTGCAGTGGGCATTTCAGATAGGGCAGCTCTTCTGCGGGGAGAGAAGAGGGCAGTTAGATGGGGGAGTTTTGGGGTGAACAGGATCCAGCCCATGCGACACACTATCCCTCATATTCACCACTTTTAAATGGTTGTTATATTTtgtataaagtatgccttgtgagctATACATTGAAaagtcataatctgctgaacattgtTGTCCTGTTACACTGTGTGTATCAACATTGTATAGGGAGTTATGAGATTTGGCTATATGATTGTTACTGACGTGTTATAATTCTGGGCAACACTCACAAGCCAGTTTCCAGGGACAAAGACACACTGGCTTGCCAGCAAAGTGTTAGAGCCATGACCTGTCTAATTGGACATTCAACAGAAGGGGAAAGGGGATAGACGAAGGCATGTACAATTGATATGAAGGACAGTTTGCAGAATACGTACATCATGGAACTTCATGATTCCATGGGCCAGCAAGGGCTTTTTCAGTGAAAAGGGTCAGGATATAAGAAGAGTGGCTCCCTCTTCGCCCCCATCTCTACACATGGGATCAAAAACCCATCAGTGAACTGGGAGGATTGGTCCGAACTGGATGGCTTTCCACTTAGCAGGGACCGCTGAAAGTTCTGGGGTGAGAGACCTTTTGCTTTCAAATCCTATTTAGCTTGGTAAAGTTTACGAGTTAGCTGGTACTTTTATCCTTTTATTTTCGGTGGTAACCAGTTCGGACTTTTGTGCCCATGTCACTTCCAGTCACTTAACAGCTCTCCTGCTCTAGTTAATGCACTTGTTTTAACGGTTTATCTAAACCAGCATGGTTGGGGCATCTCTCCTCAGGTTAACAAAGGCTGGGGCATGTTGGTTACCGGTTGATGGAATGACTGACTTCTGCACTGTTTAGGCGGGGTCCTGAGCAGTGTGAGCcacacatttctggggtgcaaggctgggactgagggatgcGCAGGTGTCGCCCTGTATctattcatgagtggctgggagagcatGTGTGGGGCACTTTGTTGGGGGGCCGGGGCATGGGCCTGGAGTGGCTGCTTGCCACTAGCAGAGCAGTAAGAGACGTCCAGGGCTGGAGAATTAAGGGGATAAGCACAAAAGGTCAGAGacttaccaaagaaaataaaagggaagGACACCGTCTAAGTCCCAAACCTTACTCAGCTGAGCAGTATTTGGACCAAGCAGTTTCTCTCACCCCCCTGGGTGTTGGCGGTATGTTGCTGTCCTTCATACGCAGGCTTCCCCCTTAAGCTTGGGACCAGTCTCCTCGGTTCAAGTCTTTATCTTCCCAGTGTTCCTGCTGCTTCCAGCGTAGGTGCGGGAGGAGAAAGGCCGaagcatgatgccactgtcctctattttatatcctcagtccctGTGCCTGGCAAACACCAGCCCAGACATCACAGAGCGGAGCAATCCCCCATGGTGTGATGCTTGCACCCCCCACTGATGAAGGATCATTGAGCACCCACCTGGGTGTGGGGAACTGGCCGTGGCCGACTCCAGACTTACACCATATTTCAATAATAACCATACAGCAAAGTCTTACACGTTAACGCTGTACATATCTGGATGGAACAATGGGGTTCAGCACATCATGACCTTTCCTaggataccttacatggcatgcttggTATGAATATCACAGCCATCTATGAACGGTAGACATGGGGGTTACAGGTACAGTGTGTCCCAAGGGGGCAGCGGGCTGGGAGGGGGTAGCTGAGGGGGTACCTGCGCTCTTGTCCAGGAAGTAGGCCAGCAGGCAGCGCATGACGGCCTGATGGCAGATCACCAGCACATTCTCCTGCCGCTCCAGCTCCATGATGACAGGCTCCAGCCGCTGCACCAGGTCTTCATATGACTGAGGACGATTGTGGGGGCTGATGTCAATGAGAGAGATGCTgcctccctccatctcctccccgcCGGCACAGGTTAACAACAATTGTCACCCAAATCTGGCCATAGATTCTACAGTGGCAGGAAGTTCCATGGGCCCATTGTGTGTAAAAAAATCTGCCCCCTGCATCATggggcagagagttccacaggctaagtGTGTTGCCAAATTCATTCCCTTTAGGAATACCCCACAGCAGGAGACCCATCACTAAACTCCTGGGAGCACTCGCTGGCAAGGAGTTAAACAGTCTGAGTGTGTGGCTAAACTCATCCTCTTGGAAATACCCAGTAGCAGTGAGTTTCCCAGATTATTTAGGTCTGTCACTATAATTTGCCTCCAAGAtcatgtggcagggagttccataGGTTACTGACAAGTGACTCGCCCCCCTTCATGCCCCTGATCCTGCTCCAGTCAGGGTGCGGAGCACCCCCCTTACCTCCCCTTTCGGGTATCGGTACTTGTCTTGATCACGCAGGGCAAACTCCTCCGGGTGATGGGTCTGGATCTCCTCATAGGACATTTCCTCACAGACGCCTGGAACACCCCATGCCGTTACAGGGGGGTGGCTGGACACCCGGTTCCGTCCCcacctctgggagggagggggggatctagtgggttagagtgAGGATGGGGGCGGGCAGACGCCAGGGTTCTCACCGCATCGATCTCGTTCAGCGCCTTCCACTGCTCGTAGGGCACATGCAGGGCCTCGGCCGTCTGGATCGTCCGCTTCATGTGGCTGGTCCACACCTTGAGCTCCCGGATGTTCTGGCTCTCGATGAAGCTGGCCAGGGCGCAGGAAAACtaggggggcagagagggggtgaCCCCCATCCCTCAATCGGGGAGCCCTGATTCCCTCCCTGGGTCGCTGCTTCTGGAACGGGAGAGCCCTGATCCCCTGGTAGCAACTGCCCCATCCCGGCCCCCTTCCCCACTTGCTATGTTTTCATAGCCCCCAAAGGTTCACACTATGGGGATGCTGCAGTCGCCCCTCACGATGGGTGCCAGCCCCCACCTGCTGGCCGCGGGGGGAGAGCCCCGAGTCGCCCCCGAGGCGCCCCTGCAGGTTGAGCTGGCTCTCGCCATGCCGGGTGAGGTAGATGGCGCGCGGTGCGACGTGGATGTTCATCAGATAGTACACGGTGCGGCTCTGCACGTGGTCCTGCACCCGGTTCACCAGGTACCGCAGCCCCACGTTGAAGATCTTGATGTAGGACAGGGcgctgcgggggcgggggagaaggggtCAGCATacctgggtcccagcctgggaggggagtggggtctggtggttagaccCGGACGCCAGGGTCCTCTCCccgctctggggggagggggtctcacCTGTCCAGCTCGTCGTCCAGGGGCTGGTAGTTGAGCTGGTAGCACTGGATGCGCTTGAGGaaatcccccaccacctcctcccgCGCGCAGTCCTTGTAGTCTGGGCTGCTCAGCTTGACTTGCTGCAGGCGGGACACCGGGGAGAtgggcccagagcgaggggccgCATTCCCCCTGggcgtgtgtgtgggggagggacacgggcgcccgcctccccctgggcgtgtgtgtgtgtgggggggggacacggggccgcccgcctccccctgggcgtgtgtgtgtgtgtcgtgggggGGGACAcggggccgcccgcctccccctggggcgtgtgtgtgtgtggggggggggacacgggGCCGCCCAACTCCCCctgtcgtgtgtgtgtgggggggggggacacggggccgcccgcctcccctgggcgtgtgtgtgtgtggggggggggggacacggggCCGCCCAACTCCcctggggcgtgtgtgtgtgtcgtgtggggggggacacggggccgcccgcctccccctgggcgtgtgtgtgtgggggggggggggacacggggccgcccgcctccccctgggcgtgtgtgtgtgtgtgtggggggggacacggggccgcccgcctccccctgggcgtgtgtgtgtgtgtgtggggggggacacggggccgcccgcctccccctgggcgtgtgtgtgtgtgtgtggggggggacacggggccgcccgcctccccctgggcgtgtgtgtgtgtgtgggggggggggacacggggccgcccgcctccccctgggcgtgtgtgtgtgtgtgtggggggacacggggccgcccgcctccccctgggcgtgtgtgtgtgtgggggggggggggacacggggCCGCCTCCCccctgggcgtgtgtgtgtgtgtggggggggggacacggggccgcccgcctccccctgggcgtgtgtgtgtgtggtgtgggggggggacgcggggccgcccgcctccccctgggcgtgtgtgtgtgtgtgtggggggggggacgcggggccgcccgcctccccctgggcgtgggtgtgtgggtggggggggacgcgggccgcccgcctccccctgggcgtgggtgtgggggtggggggggggacgcggggccgcccgcctccccctgggcgtgggtgtgggtggggggggacgcggggccgcccgcctccccctgggcgtgggtgtgggtggggggggacgcggggccgcccgcctccccctgggcgtgggtgtgggtggggggggacgcgggggccgcccgcctccccctgggcgtgggtgtgtgggggggggggacgcggggccgcccgcctccccctgggcgtgggtgtgggggggggggggccgcggggccgcccgcctccccctgggcgtgggtgtgggggggggggggccgcggggccgcccgcctccccctgggcgtgggtgtggggggggggggacgcgggggccgcccgcctccccctgggcgtgggtgtggggggggggggacgcggggccgcccgcctccccctgggcgtgggtgtgggggggggggggccgcggggccgcccgcctccccctgggcgtgggtgtggggggggggggccgcggggccgcccgcctccccctgggcgtgggtgtggggggggggggggccgcggggccgcccgcctccccctgggcgtgggtgtgggggggggggggggccgcgggggccgcccgcctccccctgggcgtgggtgtgggggggggggggggccgcggggccgcccgcctccccctgggcgtgggtgtggggggggggggggccgcggggccgcccgcctccccctgggcgtgggtgtggggggggggggggccgcggggccgcccgcctccccctggggcgtgggtgtggggggggggggggccgcggggccgcccgcctccccctgggcgtgggtgtgggggggggggggggggccgcggggccgcccgcctccccctgggcgtgggtgtggggggggggggggccgcggggccgcccgcctccccctgggcgtgggtgtggggggggggggggccgcgggggccgcccgcctccccctgggcgtgggtgtgggggggggggggggggccgcggggccgcccgcctcccccctgggcgtgggtgtgggggggggggggccgcgggggccgcccgcctccccctgggcgtgggtgtgggggggggggggccgcggggccgcccgcctccccctgggcgtgggtgtggggggggggggggccgcgggggccgcccgcctccccctgggcgtgggtgtgggggggggggggccgcgggggccgcccgcctccccctgggcgtggggtgggggggggggggggccgcgggtggccgcccgcctccccctgggcgtgggtgtgggggggggggggccgcggggccggcccgcctccccctgggcgtgggtgtgggggggggggggccgcggggccgcccgcctccccctgggcgtgggtgtgggggggggggggccgcggggccgcccgcctccccctgggcgtgggtgtgggggggggggggggacgcggggccgcccgcctccccctgggcgtgggtgtggggggggggggacgcggggccgcccgcctccccctgggcgtgggtgtgggggggggggggacgcggggccgcccgcctccccctgggcgtgggtgtggggggggggggacgcgggggccgcccgcctccccctgggcgtgggtgtgggggggggggacgcaggggccgcccgcctcccccctgggcgtgggtgtgtgtggggggggggacgcggggccgcccgcctccccctgggcgtgtgtgtgtgtggggggggggggacgcggggccgcccgcctccccatgggcgtgtgtgtgtgtgtggggggggggacgcggggccgcccgcctccccctgggcgtgggtgtgtgtgtgggggggacgacGCGGGCCGCCCGCCCTCCCCCTGggcgtgggtgtgtgtgtgggggggggggacgcggggccgcccgcctccccatgggcgtgggtgtgtgtggggggggggacgcgGGGCCCGCCCCGCCTCCCCCTGGgcggcgtgtgtgtgtgtggggtgggggggacgcgGGGCCTcccgcctccccctgggcgtgtgtgtggggggggggacacggggccgcccgcctccccctgggcgtgtgtgtgtgtgggggggggacacggggccgcccgcctccccctgggcgtgtgtgtgtgtggggggggacacgagggccgcccgcctccccctgggcgtgtgtgtgtgtggggggggacacgaggccgcccgcctccccctgggcatgtgtggggggggacacGAGGCCGCCCGCCTCCCTCTGGGCATGTGGGGGGGACGACAcggggccgcccgcctccccctgggcATGTGGGGGGGGACGACAcggggccgcccgcctccccctgggcgtgtgtgtgtgtgtgtgggggggaacataGACATTGGGCTACCTGCCACTCCCTGGGTGTGTGTGCCTGGGGGGGACATACATATTgggccaccctcctccccctgggtgggtgtgtgggttggGTATGTGGTGGCAGGACACCCCGGGCCACCCACCTCCcccgtgtgtggggggggacacacCGGGTTGCAAGGGTCccgacgggggtggggggggtctttCTCTCACTGTGATGTTCTCCTCGATGATATCAGGGTCATCACAGATGGACTCAATGAAAAACACCTGGGAGGGGGTTAAAGTGGGTCTGACAGTGAGACTGGAGAGTCCAGCACTGCGCACTTCCCCCAGCagtgtcccccgccccccccccaacactgcgCCCTTCCCACCTGAAAGTGCCCCCAGCTGGGCACCCCTCCCCAACATTCCCCCCCCCGGacacccctccccagcactgtGAGCTTCCCCCCAGTGGAGCCCACAACCAAGGCCCCCGAAGTACTGTGGACTTCCCTATAGCAGTGCCTTGGGCCAGACCCATGCCCCCCCCTTTACCTTGTAGCCATGGTCACTGGCGAATTGCAGGATCATGTTCCTTCGCTCCCGTGTCGTGTTGGTGGCGTCAAACACCTGAACATAGGAGCAGGCATGAggccagggtagatgggcccatgggcctggcggggggaggaagggggagggtcCCTCTTACCGCGACCTGTCCCTCTTCACGGCTCAGGTAAGTGTGGACATCCTTCAGAGCGGCCAGAGCGCActgcctgggggagaggaggggtgagACCCTTACacataccccacccctcccccaagctcTGCTGCAAActtccccccagcagtgcccccagccgGAGTCACCCCCAGCGCCACGAGCTTCCCCCCTGCAGTGCCCCCAGCTCACCCCCTCACCTGCGTATGTGCATGGCTTCCTGGTTATCTGGCCGGAAGAACTCATAGTTTTTGTAGGTCTGCACAGCCTCGCGGCGATATTGCCCCACGTTGAACACTGcggggagagtggggggtgggctggggtcccatacccctccccacagccccccgacAGAcacccaccctgccctctaaTTTCCTGCCACCACAATCAGAGAACTCCCCTGTCCCGCCCCacaactccctccccccaagagaTCTCTGTCCCTGCCAGCTCCACAGACCCACCTTAGAGACTCCAGCCACCCCAATCTCCACCCCCCCATCTCCTCTGAACCCCAGCCTACCCCCACCTCACCCTTTGTGGGGATCCCAATCCAGTTCAGGTAGCGGGTCAGCTTCTTGGAGATATAGGTCTTCCCACGGGCCGGCAGCCCCACCAGGATCACCATAGTGGGCGaattggtaaactgaggcacggaggctGTTGTGTGGGGGAGAACGGACACAGCAACAGGGATGGGGGGCTAGAGGCCAGATCCCCAATCAAGCTGCACCCTCAAACTACCACACCCCTGGGACCTgaaccccctagaggggacaggccctgggccccattccccacctccctTAGCCAGCCAGGGCttgtgccccctagaggggacaggcccaatgccccattcctgcccccctgagccacccagtccctgcccagctcccccacaGGCCACCCCCCACTCACACCCCCTGCGCTGGTGCAGCCGGTTGCTGGTGCGTGGGATCCACACTTTCTGCAGCGGCGTCTGGGTGAGCTCCCCCGCCTCGGCCGACATCCTGCCCCCTGGGAGCTCGCCGGGCACCTCAGCCCCACAGGCTGTCCTTGCCCTAGGACTGGCTGGTCTCACCCACTGGGCACcctgccggggcgggggggggaggggagaagggggggaacTACGGACACCGAGATCACTGACCCCCGTGCTGTGTACGCTGCCGATAACACCAATCAccgccccctgagccagccagtccctgccctggggcgcGATGGGAGCTGGCGCCCCCCAGAGTGGACAGGCCCTgtgccccattcccagcccccctgagccagcaggcCCATAGCTCTGACTCTGTGCCTGTCCAGACAGTGGGTCCCCTGTGCACTGGCTCCAATCCCCCTACTTCCCGTGCTGATCATCCGCGTGCCCAGGAGCCCGACCAGCGTGCCAGGCTCAGGGCCAAAGGCCGATGCCCCTCACAGAGGGAGGCTGGAGGTCAGGGAGGACATTCCCCCGCCCAGtgcagaatggggcagggggtgctttCCCCAGGCTCTCCGAATCGCCTGCCAATCTGGGGCCTGGCAGGCCAACGCCAAGCGTAAATCTTCCAGCGCCGTCACCCCAAGAGCAGAGCGGACTGGGGGACgttggggaggggctggagcccagcagaGGACCCCCGCAAGGGGGAAATTGCAGGGGGTCTCTTGGAATTCTCCCTGTCTAGGGGACAGGCAAGCAGGCCTAATGCCAATGATGTGGCTGGATGCATTAAAAAAACCAGGCTttgcctgctctaaccaccagaccccactcccctccagagccaaggagagaacccaggagtcctggctccctgcctgtccgCCCCCAAACCACAAGACCCAACTCGGGGCAAGTGTATTTTGTGAAGGTCTTTGCTCCCTTACCTGGTATCTTAGTTGGCTTTTGCTCCATGGCTCAGGGGGTCAAGTGGGTTGGAGAAGGGGGGCCTTGGGAGTCAGGATCCTGAAgcatgggggtcgggggggggtgggttggggggttGTTAGGAGGGCTTGGTCAGCTCCACATCGACTCAGCGGAAGCAAAACAAACCAGGGAGCTGTTCCAAACAGACCCANNNNNNNNNNNNNNNNNNNNNNNNNNNNNNNNNNNNNNNNNNNNNNNNNNNNNNNNNNNNNNNNNNNNNNNNNNNNNNNNNNNNNNNNNNNNNNNNNNNNNNNNNNNNNNNNNNNNNNNNNNNNNNNNNNNNNNNNNNNNNNNNNNNNNNNNNNNNNNNNNNNNNNNNNNNNNNNNNNNNNNNNNNNNNNNNNNNNNNNNTGGATACACGGGAGCCCCCGCCCTGGCTATCCGGTTAGCACGGCCACCGTTTTAGCACCTCAGCCATGAGTGGAGATCAAAGAGCCCCAGGTGGGGATGAGAACTGACACCTTCTTCAGGCCAGCTCCCCGAGGGAGTGTAACCGGGAGACCCCTTGAATGAATGACCCCTCAGAGAAGGGTGGTGAAAATGGGGGCACAGAGAGTTCCTGGCATggggggggcagaatgggggaccctgctctggggaggactggggggcacccagagc is drawn from Eretmochelys imbricata isolate rEreImb1 chromosome 23, rEreImb1.hap1, whole genome shotgun sequence and contains these coding sequences:
- the PFKFB1 gene encoding 6-phosphofructo-2-kinase/fructose-2,6-bisphosphatase 1, with protein sequence MEQKPTKIPASVPQFTNSPTMVILVGLPARGKTYISKKLTRYLNWIGIPTKVFNVGQYRREAVQTYKNYEFFRPDNQEAMHIRRQCALAALKDVHTYLSREEGQVAVFDATNTTRERRNMILQFASDHGYKVFFIESICDDPDIIEENITQVKLSSPDYKDCAREEVVGDFLKRIQCYQLNYQPLDDELDSALSYIKIFNVGLRYLVNRVQDHVQSRTVYYLMNIHVAPRAIYLTRHGESQLNLQGRLGGDSGLSPRGQQFSCALASFIESQNIRELKVWTSHMKRTIQTAEALHVPYEQWKALNEIDAGVCEEMSYEEIQTHHPEEFALRDQDKYRYPKGESYEDLVQRLEPVIMELERQENVLVICHQAVMRCLLAYFLDKSAEELPYLKCPLHTVLKLTPVAYGCQVESIFLNVEAVNTHRERPQVTPAPKSSLLPHYRHYRTNPLASLEPTKWSHLEDLGLTTFSQLGVQNVDVTREPEEALGTVPPHY